The following proteins come from a genomic window of Chionomys nivalis chromosome 9, mChiNiv1.1, whole genome shotgun sequence:
- the LOC130881007 gene encoding olfactory receptor 4K3-like produces the protein MDGGNQSVVSEFVLWGLARSQSVQVILFVMFLVLYLLIVSGNIVILVLITTNPHLHSPMYFLLANLSFVDMWLSSITTPKMISDFLRENKTISFAGCMSQVFFAHCIAAGEMVLLVVMAYDRYVAICKPLHYFTIMNLKRCIGLVLTSWTTGFIHGISYIVVIVRLPFCGPKEIDSFFCDMPLVIKLACIDSHYLHTLMNADCGVVAVTCFILLLISYTYILITVRQSSKSGASKALSTCSAHITVVMIFFVPCIFIYVWPLNITWLDKFFAVFYSVFTPLLNPAIYTLRNKEMKNAMKRFISNFLHYKGTSL, from the coding sequence ATGGATGGAGGCAATCAGTCTGTGGTGTCAGAATTTGTACTTTGGGGACTTGCCCGCTCACAGAGTGTTCAGGTCATACTCTTTGTGATGTTTTTGGTACTTTATCTGCTCATCGTGTCTGGAAATATTGTTATCCTTGTTTTAATCACCACTAACCCGCATCTCCATTCTCCCATGTACTTCTTGTTGGCCAATCTGTCCTTTGTCGATATGTGGCTCTCTTCTATTACTACTCCAAAGATGATATCAGACTTTCTCAGGGAAAACAAGACCATCTCATTTGCAGGATGCATGTCCCAAGTTTTCTTTGCCCATTGCATTGCTGCAGGAGAGATggtgttgttggtggtgatggcttatgaccgctatgtggccatctgcaaacCACTCCACTATTTCACCATTATGAACCTGAAAAGATGCATTGGGTTGGTGTTGACTTCCTGGACCACTGGCTTTATACATGGTATAAGTTACATAGTCGTGATTGTCCGGTTACCTTTTTGTGGCCCAAAAGAAATTGATAGCTTTTTCTGTGATATGCCATTAGTAATCAAGTTAGCATGCATAGATTCTCATTATTTACATACATTAATGAATGCTGACTGTGGGGTTGTGGCTGTAACATGCTTCATTCTGTTGCTCATTTCCTATACATATATCCTTATCACTGTTCGGCAGAGCTCTAAATCTGGTGCATCTAAGGCCCTGTCCACATGCAGTGCCCACATCACAGTAGTTATGATATTTTTTGTACCATGTATTTTCATCTATGTGTGGCCACTCAATATCACCTGGTTGGACAAATTTTTTGCTGTGTTTTACTCTGTTTTTACACCTCTCCTAAACCCAGCCATTTATACACTGagaaataaagagatgaaaaatgCTATGAAAAGGTTCATAAGCAACTTTCTCCATTACAAAGGAACTTCTTTGTAG
- the LOC130881008 gene encoding olfactory receptor 4F4, which yields MAAFTETLFWNESTRETNHSVVTEFIFIGLSDSQELQIFLFAFFFVFYVGIVFGNLLIVITVISDSHLHSPMYFLLANLSFIDLSLSSVTAPKMIADFFCKRKVISLKGCLAQIFLLHFFGGSELVTLIAMGFDRYVAICKPLHYTTIMSNNVCIGIMVSAWGIGFLHSVSQLAFAVNLPFCGPNKVDSFYCDLPRVVKLACADTYRLDIMVVANSGILTVCSFVLLIISYTVILMTIQRRPSDRSSKALSTLTAHITVVLLFFGPCIFIYAWPFPIRSLDKFLAVFYSVVTPLLNPIIYTLRNTEMKIAIKRLRQWNLSFWAKS from the exons ATGGcg GCATTTACTGAGACTCTCTTCTGGAATGAATCAACAAGAGAAACAAATCACTCTGTGGTGactgaattcatttttattggaCTCTCTGATTCTCAAGAACTCCAAATCTTtctgtttgcattcttttttgttttctatgtagGAATTGTGTTTGGCAACCTTCTTATTGTCATAACTGTGATTTCTGATTCCCACCTCCACTCTCCTATGTACTTCCTGTTGGCCAACCTCTCATTCATagatctgtctctgtcttctgtgaCAGCTCCCAAGATGATTGCTGACTTTTTCTGCAAACGTAAGGTCATTTCTCTCAAGGGCTGCCTTGCACAGATATTTCTCCTTCACTTCTTTGGGGGGAGTGAGCTGGTGACCCTCATAGCCATGGGCTTTGACAGATATGTAGCAATTTGTAAACCTCTACACTACACTACAATTATGTCTAACAATGTATGTATTGGCATTATGGTTTCTGCATGGGGAATTGGCTTCCTACACTCAGTGAGTCAGTTGGCCTTTGCAGTGAACTTACCCTTTTGTGGTCCCAATAAGGTTGACAGCTTTTATTGTGACCTTCCAAGAGTAGTCAAACTTGCCTGTGCAGACACATATAGGTTGGACATCATGGTCGTTGCCAACAGTGGTATACTCACTGTGTGTTCTTTTGTTCTTCTAATCATCTCCTACACTGTCATTCTAATGACCATCCAGCGCCGCCCTTCTGATAGGTCATCTAAGGCTTTGTCCACACTGACTGCTCACATCACAGTTGTTCTTCTGTTTTTTGGACCTTGTATCTTCATTTATGCCTGGCCCTTTCCCATTAGGTCATTAGATAAATTTCTTGCTGTGTTTTATTCTGTGGTCACTCCTCTCTTGAACCCCATTATATATACATTGAGGAACACAGAGATGAAAATTGCAATAAAACGTCTAAGACAATGGAATTTAAGTTTTTGGGCAAAGTCTTAG